The Shewanella sp. NFH-SH190041 genome has a window encoding:
- the mfd gene encoding transcription-repair coupling factor, with translation MTDFSVLTPPAPLKNARIQSLAVLPGVASAITLASAAKHHSGTTLVITHDTPTALTLESELGYLLQDSDVTVRLFPDRETLPYDSFSPHQDLISARLETLSYLGSDNCGILIVPVTTLMVRLPPPTFLAAHVLLLKPGDHYNLQTMRQLLTDTGYHLVDQVFEHGEFAIRGAILDIFPSGSNRPVRIELFDDEVESLRYFDPETQRSETPLTQLRMLPAKEFPTDNSAIEGFRQRYRRRFETASNAPESIYQQVSHRLMPAGIENYLPLFFDTTATLFDYLPGNTQVVTCGDIEAAAHSHLSEIERRYEDRRVDPLRPLLAPQELYLLTEQLFAAIKPLPRYQLVTQASDVKGVKQAKATALPDITANHKLKQPLQGLAHFHTAHPQLRLLFCAESEGRREALLELLAKIDIRPAVVSHLDAFLASKQPLGLIVAPLSKGCRLTDLNLAVICETELFGQRIAQQRRRDKQKQISQDLLIKNLAELKVGQPIVHLEHGVALYQGLETLDTGGLVAEYLKLEYAGGDRLYVPVASLHLISRYATGAEQSLQLNKLGNETWAKAKRRAIEKIRDVAAELLDVYARRQARPGEACPLDEEEYALFAQGFPFEETVDQETAIQAVLTDMQAAVAMDRLVCGDVGFGKTEVAMRAAFVAVNAGKQVVVLVPTTLLAQQHYENFKDRFADWPVTIEVMSRFRTAKEQQGVLTDLAQGKVDIVIGTHKLLQSEVKFERLGLLVIDEEHRFGVRQKEKIKALRANVDILTLTATPIPRTLNMAMSGMRDLSIIATPPAKRLAVKTFVREYDQATVKEAILREILRGGQVYLLHNSVETIEKCAADIRDLIPEARVVTAHGQMRERELEQVMSDFYHQRFNVLVCTTIIETGIDVPSANTIIIDRADHFGLAQLHQLRGRVGRSHHQAYAYLMTPHPKRMTVDARKRLEALEALEDLGAGFMLATQDLEIRGAGELLGDEQSGHISKIGFTLYMDMLEGAVSALKAGKEPSLAQMLKQQCEIDLRIPALLPEDYVADVNMRLSLYKRIASCHSEAALDEIRVELIDRFGLLPDAAKNLLTLTLYKHRATELGAGKIEMHAKGGSIEFTEHHQIDPGFIISLLQSQPQMYRMEGPNKLKFLIPAENAKDRLDLLNTLLEQLSQHSFGE, from the coding sequence ATGACCGACTTTTCCGTACTGACGCCACCGGCACCATTGAAAAATGCCCGGATCCAGTCACTGGCCGTCCTCCCGGGCGTGGCCAGTGCTATCACCCTTGCCAGCGCTGCCAAACACCATAGTGGGACGACACTGGTAATTACCCATGATACGCCCACTGCGCTAACACTTGAGTCTGAATTAGGCTACCTGTTACAGGATTCTGATGTCACAGTGCGCCTGTTTCCGGATCGGGAAACTCTGCCATACGATAGCTTCTCCCCCCATCAGGATTTGATTTCCGCCAGACTGGAGACCCTGTCTTATCTTGGCAGTGACAATTGTGGAATATTGATCGTCCCTGTCACTACCTTGATGGTGCGCCTACCACCGCCAACATTTTTAGCCGCCCACGTGTTGCTCCTAAAACCCGGAGATCACTACAATCTGCAAACAATGCGGCAACTATTGACGGACACCGGATACCACCTCGTCGATCAGGTCTTTGAACACGGCGAGTTTGCTATCCGCGGTGCAATTTTAGATATCTTCCCCAGTGGTTCCAATCGGCCGGTACGGATTGAGCTGTTTGACGATGAAGTGGAGTCTCTGCGTTATTTTGATCCTGAAACTCAGCGCTCTGAAACACCACTGACACAACTGCGCATGCTACCAGCCAAGGAATTTCCTACTGATAACAGCGCCATTGAAGGTTTTCGACAGCGCTACCGGCGCCGGTTTGAAACCGCATCTAATGCACCTGAATCAATTTATCAACAGGTCAGTCATCGGCTGATGCCCGCTGGGATTGAAAACTACTTGCCGCTATTTTTTGATACCACCGCCACCTTGTTTGACTACCTGCCGGGGAACACCCAAGTGGTCACCTGTGGTGATATTGAAGCTGCCGCCCACAGTCATCTAAGCGAAATCGAACGTCGCTATGAAGACCGCCGGGTTGATCCCCTGCGTCCTTTGTTAGCACCCCAAGAGCTTTATCTGCTGACAGAGCAACTGTTTGCCGCCATCAAGCCTCTGCCTCGCTATCAACTAGTTACGCAAGCAAGCGATGTTAAGGGCGTAAAACAGGCCAAGGCGACAGCCCTACCCGATATTACGGCCAACCATAAATTAAAACAGCCACTACAAGGCCTGGCACACTTTCATACTGCTCATCCGCAATTACGACTGCTGTTTTGTGCTGAGTCTGAAGGCCGGCGAGAAGCCCTGCTGGAGCTGCTGGCTAAAATTGATATTCGCCCTGCCGTAGTTTCCCATCTGGATGCCTTTCTCGCCTCAAAGCAGCCCCTTGGACTGATTGTTGCCCCTCTGTCCAAGGGGTGTCGTCTGACCGATCTCAATCTGGCTGTTATCTGTGAGACTGAACTGTTCGGGCAACGGATCGCCCAGCAACGTCGGCGAGATAAACAAAAACAGATAAGCCAAGATCTGCTGATTAAAAATCTGGCCGAACTCAAAGTTGGTCAGCCGATTGTGCATTTAGAGCATGGTGTAGCCCTGTATCAGGGGTTAGAAACCTTAGATACCGGCGGATTAGTGGCCGAGTATCTGAAGCTAGAATACGCTGGCGGTGATCGCCTGTATGTGCCTGTGGCGTCATTGCATCTGATCAGCCGCTATGCCACCGGCGCTGAACAAAGCTTGCAGCTTAACAAACTGGGGAATGAAACCTGGGCCAAAGCCAAGCGCAGAGCTATTGAAAAAATTCGTGATGTCGCCGCAGAATTACTGGATGTCTATGCTCGGCGCCAAGCCAGACCAGGAGAAGCCTGCCCACTGGATGAAGAAGAATATGCATTATTTGCCCAAGGGTTTCCCTTTGAAGAAACCGTGGATCAGGAAACCGCTATTCAGGCAGTGTTAACTGATATGCAGGCCGCCGTTGCCATGGACAGACTCGTGTGCGGTGATGTGGGCTTTGGTAAAACTGAAGTGGCCATGCGAGCAGCATTTGTTGCCGTTAATGCGGGTAAACAGGTTGTGGTACTGGTGCCGACCACACTGCTGGCGCAACAACATTATGAAAATTTCAAAGACAGATTTGCCGATTGGCCGGTCACCATCGAAGTGATGAGCCGCTTTCGTACCGCCAAAGAGCAGCAAGGCGTATTAACCGATCTTGCTCAAGGCAAAGTGGATATTGTCATCGGTACCCATAAATTGCTGCAGTCTGAAGTGAAGTTTGAACGCCTTGGGCTACTGGTAATTGATGAAGAACACCGATTCGGCGTTCGGCAAAAAGAAAAAATCAAAGCGTTGCGGGCAAATGTTGATATTCTCACGCTAACAGCAACCCCTATCCCTCGCACACTGAATATGGCCATGTCTGGTATGCGGGACCTGTCAATTATTGCCACGCCACCAGCAAAACGTTTGGCGGTAAAAACCTTCGTTAGAGAATATGATCAAGCCACAGTAAAAGAGGCTATTCTCAGGGAAATTTTGCGTGGTGGTCAGGTCTACTTACTGCACAATTCGGTTGAAACCATTGAAAAGTGTGCAGCCGATATCCGCGATCTCATCCCAGAAGCCCGGGTTGTCACCGCCCACGGTCAGATGCGTGAACGTGAGCTGGAACAGGTGATGTCCGATTTTTATCACCAACGCTTTAACGTACTGGTCTGCACCACCATTATTGAAACCGGTATCGATGTTCCTAGTGCCAATACAATTATTATTGACCGAGCCGATCATTTTGGTCTTGCGCAACTGCACCAGCTGCGTGGACGAGTGGGACGCTCTCATCATCAGGCATATGCCTACCTGATGACGCCCCATCCCAAGCGCATGACAGTGGATGCCAGAAAACGGCTAGAGGCTCTGGAGGCACTGGAAGATCTGGGTGCTGGCTTTATGTTGGCCACTCAAGATTTGGAAATCCGTGGCGCAGGAGAATTGCTGGGGGATGAGCAAAGCGGGCATATTTCGAAAATCGGCTTTACCCTGTATATGGATATGCTGGAAGGTGCGGTCAGTGCGTTGAAAGCTGGTAAGGAACCCTCTTTAGCGCAAATGCTGAAACAGCAATGTGAAATTGATTTACGGATCCCCGCACTGTTACCAGAAGATTATGTCGCAGACGTCAATATGCGTTTGTCACTCTACAAACGTATCGCCAGTTGCCATAGCGAAGCGGCACTGGATGAAATTCGGGTTGAGCTAATCGACCGCTTTGGTTTATTGCCTGATGCGGCAAAAAATCTACTCACGCTCACCTTATATAAACACAGAGCCACCGAGTTAGGAGCCGGAAAAATTGAAATGCATGCCAAAGGCGGCAGTATCGAATTTACCGAACACCATCAAATTGATCCGGGATTTATCATCAGCTTACTGCAGAGCCAACCACAAATGTATCGAATGGAAGGCCCGAATAAGTTAAAGTTCCTGATCCCGGCCGAAAACGCCAAAGACAGACTGGATTTACTTAACACCTTGTTGGAACAGCTGTCACAACATAGTTTTGGAGAATAA
- a CDS encoding lipoprotein-releasing ABC transporter permease subunit, with translation MNFFTPFFIGYRYWRARKANAFASFITFFAVSGIFLGVAALIIVSSVMNGLEGQLKQRILGAVPQLTVHSDTAFTGLPAFKTALRALPGVDGVVDSADTQAMIQSPANIAAVQLYGVNPGQVNGLSNVAAHMVYGAFSSLRPGQFNVVLGQQLAAKLGVQPGDKVRILSGNGVVYSPIGPVPSQRKFTVSGLFAMGSQVDGAVAYIDYQDARRLMRESPKGVNDLRLYLADPFTAPALAASVGQLAAKADLTVSVHDWRSRYGHLFGAVKMEKNMMSLMLSLIIAVAAFNIVSALVMMVVDKTADVAVLKTQGMTTGQVMGIFVVQGSLNAVTGLLLGLALGVAVTLNINTVLGYVGISVLGAGTVLPVAIEPAQLGWIVCGTLLLSLLAALYPAMRAARVQPACALRYE, from the coding sequence ATGAACTTTTTCACTCCTTTTTTTATCGGTTACCGCTACTGGCGCGCCAGAAAAGCCAATGCTTTCGCTTCTTTTATTACCTTTTTTGCCGTCAGTGGGATTTTTCTCGGTGTGGCAGCTTTGATTATTGTCTCCAGTGTGATGAATGGACTGGAGGGGCAACTGAAACAGCGTATTCTCGGTGCTGTGCCCCAACTGACGGTGCATAGTGATACCGCTTTTACGGGGCTGCCAGCATTTAAAACCGCGCTGCGAGCTTTACCCGGCGTTGATGGTGTGGTCGATAGTGCCGATACCCAGGCGATGATCCAGTCGCCGGCCAATATTGCCGCTGTGCAGCTATATGGTGTTAACCCTGGTCAAGTTAACGGCTTGTCCAATGTGGCTGCCCATATGGTGTATGGTGCGTTTAGCAGTTTGCGCCCGGGGCAGTTCAATGTCGTGCTAGGTCAGCAGTTGGCCGCCAAGCTTGGGGTTCAGCCTGGGGATAAGGTTCGTATTTTGTCTGGTAATGGTGTGGTTTACTCGCCAATCGGGCCGGTACCGAGTCAACGCAAATTTACTGTGAGTGGACTCTTTGCGATGGGCTCTCAGGTGGATGGCGCAGTGGCTTATATCGATTATCAAGATGCCAGACGGCTGATGCGTGAGTCGCCCAAAGGGGTGAATGATTTGCGTCTGTATTTAGCGGATCCCTTCACCGCCCCGGCATTGGCTGCTAGTGTCGGGCAGTTGGCGGCAAAAGCTGATTTAACCGTCAGTGTGCATGATTGGCGTAGTCGTTATGGCCATCTGTTTGGCGCCGTCAAAATGGAAAAAAATATGATGTCTTTAATGCTGAGCCTGATCATCGCTGTGGCGGCGTTCAATATTGTGTCGGCTTTGGTGATGATGGTGGTGGATAAAACCGCCGATGTGGCCGTCCTAAAAACCCAGGGGATGACCACTGGGCAGGTGATGGGCATTTTTGTGGTGCAAGGCAGTTTAAATGCAGTGACCGGGTTGCTGCTGGGGCTGGCCCTTGGGGTGGCCGTGACCCTGAATATCAATACGGTGCTGGGCTATGTCGGCATCAGTGTCCTTGGGGCTGGCACTGTGCTGCCAGTGGCTATTGAGCCTGCTCAGTTAGGCTGGATTGTTTGCGGCACCTTGTTGCTCAGTTTGCTCGCTGCGCTGTATCCAGCGATGCGGGCTGCTCGAGTTCAACCGGCTTGCGCCCTGAGGTATGAGTAA
- the lolD gene encoding lipoprotein-releasing ABC transporter ATP-binding protein LolD codes for MHQPLLKCENITKSYHDGAVETQVLRGVDFSVYAGERLAIVGSSGSGKSTLLHILGTLDMPTSGKVQLNGEDLYRADSHRQAQIRNRELGFIYQFHHLLPEFSALENVVMPALIAGEKRQQALPRAQALLEKVGLGHRGHHMPPELSGGERQRVAIARALINHPKVVLADEPTGNLDAASGEAVYQLICQLAEQLGIAFVVVTHDFALAKRMDRQVMMKDGLIVPAGELL; via the coding sequence ATGCACCAGCCCCTGCTGAAATGTGAAAATATTACCAAGTCTTACCATGATGGTGCGGTGGAAACCCAAGTGCTGCGCGGGGTGGATTTTAGTGTTTATGCCGGTGAACGACTGGCCATTGTTGGTAGCTCGGGTTCGGGGAAAAGTACATTGCTGCATATTCTTGGCACTTTGGATATGCCTACCTCTGGCAAGGTCCAGCTTAACGGGGAAGATTTATATCGGGCTGACAGCCATCGGCAGGCCCAAATCCGTAATCGGGAGTTGGGCTTTATTTATCAGTTTCATCATCTGCTGCCGGAATTTAGCGCGTTGGAAAATGTGGTGATGCCAGCCTTGATTGCCGGTGAGAAGCGCCAGCAGGCGTTGCCAAGGGCACAAGCGTTGTTGGAAAAGGTTGGATTGGGTCACCGTGGTCACCATATGCCACCTGAATTATCGGGTGGGGAGCGTCAGCGGGTGGCCATTGCCCGGGCGCTGATTAACCACCCCAAAGTGGTGTTGGCTGATGAACCCACAGGTAATTTAGATGCGGCCAGTGGTGAGGCGGTATATCAACTTATCTGCCAGTTGGCCGAACAGCTGGGGATTGCTTTTGTGGTGGTCACCCATGATTTTGCCTTGGCGAAACGGATGGATCGCCAAGTCATGATGAAAGATGGTTTGATTGTGCCTGCCGGAGAGCTGTTATGA
- the lolE gene encoding lipoprotein-releasing ABC transporter permease subunit LolE — MRAMMGWWIGWRFYRARQANGFIGFISFASTAGIALGVAVLIIVLSAMNGFEQQLEQRFLGVVAHGELIGASGPVQDWPKMVQDAERIAGISGAAPFISVEGLVQKPGGFQGLVVTGIDTQFEPKVSVIEQYMSADAWQSLSSDKNHIVLGRSLMQKLGLKLGDVLSLYVPSTVSGASHRLGRAQSHRFIVSGSYHVGGELEQNNAYIPMAYAAQMLGMGDRVTGVRIKVADVFRAPALIRQLGFEQNQYLYMNDWTRTQGHLYQDIQLVRTVMYLVLALVIAVACFNIVSTLVMAVRDKAAEIAILMTMGMRRIGIMSIFMVQGALNGVLGCLIGAGLGVITALNLSAIARGIEHLFGIKLLAADIYFIDFLPSKLTWSDVVLVLLMALVMSLAATLYPAYKASCTQPARALAGH, encoded by the coding sequence ATGAGAGCCATGATGGGCTGGTGGATTGGCTGGCGCTTTTACCGCGCCAGACAGGCCAATGGATTTATCGGCTTTATCTCTTTTGCATCGACTGCAGGTATTGCCTTGGGCGTGGCGGTGTTGATTATTGTGTTGTCGGCCATGAATGGTTTTGAACAGCAGTTAGAGCAGCGTTTTTTAGGGGTTGTGGCCCACGGGGAATTAATTGGGGCATCCGGGCCGGTACAGGACTGGCCAAAAATGGTGCAGGATGCTGAGCGGATTGCCGGGATCAGCGGCGCCGCGCCATTTATCAGTGTTGAAGGGTTAGTTCAAAAGCCAGGTGGTTTTCAAGGATTAGTGGTTACAGGTATTGATACCCAGTTTGAGCCTAAGGTATCAGTGATTGAGCAATATATGTCGGCTGACGCGTGGCAGTCACTCAGTAGCGATAAAAATCATATTGTGCTTGGCCGCAGTTTGATGCAGAAACTGGGACTAAAACTCGGGGATGTGTTGTCTCTATATGTGCCATCGACAGTCTCCGGTGCAAGCCACAGATTGGGGCGGGCACAGAGCCACAGATTTATTGTCTCCGGCAGTTATCATGTTGGCGGTGAGCTGGAGCAGAACAACGCTTATATTCCGATGGCCTACGCTGCGCAAATGTTGGGGATGGGTGACAGGGTAACGGGCGTGCGCATCAAAGTGGCAGATGTATTTCGCGCCCCTGCGCTGATCCGTCAGTTGGGGTTTGAGCAGAATCAATATTTGTATATGAATGATTGGACTCGAACCCAAGGACATTTATATCAAGATATCCAGCTGGTGCGAACTGTGATGTACCTGGTATTGGCATTGGTGATTGCTGTGGCTTGTTTTAATATCGTCTCCACGTTGGTGATGGCGGTACGCGATAAGGCGGCAGAAATTGCCATTTTGATGACCATGGGGATGCGTCGCATCGGCATTATGAGCATTTTTATGGTGCAGGGGGCTCTTAACGGGGTGCTAGGCTGTCTTATCGGCGCGGGTCTTGGGGTGATTACTGCTCTTAATCTCAGCGCGATTGCCCGTGGGATTGAACATCTGTTTGGTATCAAGCTGCTGGCAGCGGATATTTACTTTATTGATTTTCTGCCATCGAAATTAACGTGGTCAGATGTGGTGTTAGTGTTACTGATGGCATTGGTGATGAGTTTAGCCGCAACCCTATATCCGGCGTATAAGGCCAGTTGTACTCAGCCAGCAAGAGCGTTAGCTGGGCATTAA
- a CDS encoding DUF2062 domain-containing protein codes for MPKKLLQRFIPNPEQIKKHKHLKMFGQLLHKPNLWLLNRRSAPGAFAVGLFCAWLPIPFQMVVAAALAITFHVNLPLSVALVWITNPLTMPFMFYCAYLLGAGLLGQPTAEVQFEVSWHWLSQSLGTIGPSFLLGCLIMALGWALLGYLVISNLWKYSTLFKWQRRHKE; via the coding sequence ATGCCTAAGAAACTGCTACAGCGTTTTATTCCTAATCCCGAGCAAATAAAAAAGCACAAGCATCTGAAAATGTTCGGACAATTACTGCATAAGCCCAACTTGTGGCTGCTTAATCGCCGCTCAGCCCCGGGCGCATTTGCCGTTGGGTTGTTCTGTGCCTGGCTGCCAATCCCCTTTCAAATGGTCGTTGCAGCGGCGTTAGCCATCACATTCCATGTCAATTTACCCTTATCCGTCGCACTGGTATGGATAACGAATCCTCTGACAATGCCGTTTATGTTTTATTGCGCTTATCTGTTAGGCGCAGGCCTACTGGGGCAGCCCACTGCAGAGGTACAATTTGAAGTATCCTGGCATTGGCTAAGCCAGTCATTAGGAACCATCGGGCCAAGCTTTTTACTCGGCTGTCTCATTATGGCGCTGGGGTGGGCACTGCTCGGTTATCTAGTTATTAGCAATTTGTGGAAGTATTCAACTCTGTTCAAATGGCAACGGCGCCATAAAGAATAA